The following coding sequences are from one Gemmatimonadota bacterium window:
- a CDS encoding dihydrodipicolinate synthase family protein, producing the protein MSSMTAQQWHGVFPAITTPFGPDGKVDHGFLSGHARRLIASGCRGIVALGSLGEGATLTFDEKVEVLRTLVASVGDRVPVVAGISSLSTDEAVSLARAAAGAGCNGLMVLPPYVYQGDWPEMRAHVSAIITATPLSCMLYNNPIAYGTDFIPEHVRQLCEHANLHAIKDSSGDVRRITALRALLGDRLALFVGLDDALLEGVAAGARGWVAGLVNALPDESVLLFEHAAAGRVAEARKLYDWFLPLLRMDTVPKFVQLIKLVQQEVGLGDERVRAPRRVVEGAEREMAMAVIGQALGSRPVAAS; encoded by the coding sequence ATGTCGTCGATGACCGCCCAGCAGTGGCACGGAGTCTTCCCCGCGATCACCACCCCGTTCGGACCGGACGGCAAGGTCGACCACGGCTTCCTCAGCGGCCACGCGCGCCGCCTGATCGCCTCCGGCTGCCGCGGGATCGTGGCGCTCGGCTCGCTCGGCGAGGGAGCAACGCTGACCTTCGACGAGAAGGTCGAGGTGTTGCGCACCCTGGTCGCCTCCGTCGGCGATCGCGTCCCCGTCGTGGCGGGCATCTCGTCGCTGAGCACCGACGAAGCGGTGTCGTTGGCGCGCGCCGCGGCAGGAGCCGGGTGCAACGGGCTGATGGTGTTGCCGCCGTACGTCTATCAGGGTGATTGGCCCGAGATGCGCGCCCATGTCTCGGCGATCATCACCGCCACGCCGCTCTCCTGCATGCTCTACAACAACCCGATTGCCTACGGCACCGACTTCATCCCCGAGCATGTCCGCCAGCTCTGCGAGCACGCCAACCTGCATGCCATCAAGGACTCCAGTGGCGACGTGCGGCGCATCACGGCGCTCCGGGCGCTGCTCGGCGATCGGCTCGCGCTGTTCGTCGGTCTCGATGATGCCCTGCTCGAAGGCGTCGCCGCGGGGGCCCGCGGCTGGGTCGCCGGCCTGGTCAACGCCCTCCCCGACGAATCGGTGCTCCTCTTCGAGCACGCGGCGGCCGGGCGGGTGGCGGAGGCGCGGAAGCTGTATGATTGGTTCCTCCCGCTGCTCCGGATGGACACCGTGCCGAAGTTCGTGCAGCTGATCAAGTTGGTCCAGCAGGAAGTCGGCCTCGGCGACGAGCGGGTGCGCGCGCCGCGTCGTGTGGTCGAGGGGGCCGAGCGCGAGATGGCGATGGCCGTGATCGGGCAGGCGCTCGGCAGCCGGCCGGTGGCCGCGTCGTGA
- a CDS encoding aldehyde dehydrogenase family protein translates to MSELIPRFVAGHFHAQAGTTVRDQLNPSDTRDVASRFVPTSTAEVADAVAAASAAAPGWRATTGPARADRLYAWGEAIAARAETLAQAITREVGKPIGEARGEVGRAVVICRYYAGEAVRESGEVIPSQAADALQFTVRDPLGPVALITPWNFPLAIPLWKAAPAIAFGNPVLLKPSEHASGVAHALAETALAAGLPAGVFNVLPGDGTTGEALLRQDGVRGISFTGSAAVGARVAAIGAERNVRTQTEMGGKNVVIVAADGDLDRAASLTAAGAMRYAGQKCTATSRVIVDRRVVEPFLEKLRAAMAALPLGPATDVACAVGPMITAAARDRVLAALAADPAEVLAGGTLPDDAAYAHGHWFAPRIVRFEGTAHPLAQRELFGPVLGLLVADDLEHALVMANETPYGLSASLFTRDLGSAMQYLRRIEVGLVRVNGDTTGVDPHAPFGGLKGSSSGSREQGRAARDFYTEIRTIQIHA, encoded by the coding sequence ATGTCTGAGCTCATCCCGCGATTCGTCGCCGGCCACTTCCACGCACAAGCCGGCACCACCGTCCGCGACCAGCTGAATCCCTCCGACACGCGCGACGTGGCGAGCCGCTTCGTGCCGACCTCCACTGCGGAAGTCGCCGATGCCGTTGCGGCGGCGTCCGCGGCCGCACCCGGCTGGCGCGCCACCACGGGCCCGGCGCGTGCGGATCGGCTCTACGCCTGGGGCGAGGCGATTGCGGCTCGCGCCGAGACGCTGGCGCAGGCCATCACGCGCGAAGTTGGCAAGCCGATCGGTGAGGCACGCGGTGAGGTGGGGCGCGCCGTGGTGATCTGCCGCTACTACGCCGGCGAGGCGGTCCGCGAGAGCGGCGAGGTCATCCCGTCGCAGGCCGCGGATGCGCTGCAGTTCACCGTGCGCGATCCGCTCGGTCCGGTGGCGTTGATCACCCCATGGAACTTCCCGCTGGCCATCCCGCTCTGGAAGGCGGCCCCGGCGATCGCCTTCGGCAATCCCGTGCTCCTCAAGCCGTCGGAGCATGCCAGCGGCGTCGCGCACGCGCTCGCCGAGACGGCGCTGGCGGCGGGGTTGCCGGCCGGTGTCTTCAATGTGCTGCCGGGCGACGGCACCACCGGCGAGGCGCTGCTGCGGCAGGATGGCGTCCGCGGCATCTCGTTCACGGGGTCGGCGGCTGTCGGTGCGCGCGTCGCCGCGATCGGCGCCGAACGCAACGTGCGGACGCAAACCGAGATGGGCGGCAAGAATGTGGTGATCGTCGCCGCCGACGGCGATCTCGACCGCGCAGCTTCGCTCACGGCGGCCGGCGCGATGCGGTACGCGGGCCAGAAGTGCACCGCCACCTCACGCGTCATCGTCGATCGCCGGGTGGTCGAGCCGTTCCTCGAGAAGCTGCGCGCAGCGATGGCGGCGCTTCCGCTCGGCCCCGCAACGGACGTGGCATGCGCGGTCGGCCCGATGATCACCGCCGCGGCCCGCGATCGCGTGCTCGCCGCGCTCGCGGCAGACCCGGCCGAGGTGCTGGCCGGTGGCACGCTGCCGGACGACGCGGCGTACGCACACGGCCATTGGTTTGCGCCCCGCATTGTGCGCTTTGAGGGGACCGCGCATCCGCTGGCGCAGCGGGAACTCTTCGGCCCCGTCCTCGGCCTGCTCGTCGCCGATGACCTCGAGCACGCCCTCGTGATGGCCAACGAGACGCCCTACGGCCTGTCGGCGTCGCTCTTCACGCGCGACCTCGGCAGCGCGATGCAGTATCTCCGCCGGATCGAAGTCGGCCTCGTTCGCGTCAACGGCGATACCACCGGCGTCGACCCGCACGCTCCCTTCGGGGGACTGAAGGGGTCGTCGTCGGGGAGCAGGGAGCAGGGCCGCGCCGCACGCGACTTCTACACCGAAATCCGCACCATTCAGATTCACGCCTGA
- a CDS encoding GntR family transcriptional regulator yields MSIPRRTLTDATADALRERILDGVYPAGTPLRQAALAAELGVSRIPLREGLLRLEAEGLVTLSAHRGAVVASLPAGEVAELFELRALLEADLTRRAVPHLTAADDALLRHHAVAFEHAVASANTAAWGEANRAFHLALYAPAGRPRTIEVIHRLHAQCDRYLRLQLVLTRGTARAVREHRAILAAARARDTVRTVRLVRDHILGAGAALTDALARHRHAESS; encoded by the coding sequence ATGTCCATCCCCCGCCGCACCCTGACCGACGCCACCGCCGACGCCCTCCGCGAGCGGATCCTCGACGGGGTGTATCCGGCCGGGACGCCGCTGCGGCAGGCCGCCCTCGCCGCCGAGCTCGGCGTGAGCCGGATTCCGCTGCGGGAAGGGCTGCTCCGGTTGGAGGCCGAGGGGTTGGTGACCCTCTCGGCCCATCGCGGCGCCGTCGTCGCCTCGCTCCCCGCCGGCGAGGTGGCCGAACTCTTCGAGTTGCGCGCCTTGCTGGAGGCCGACCTGACGCGGCGCGCCGTGCCGCACCTCACCGCGGCCGACGATGCCTTGCTGCGACACCACGCCGTCGCCTTCGAGCATGCCGTCGCGAGTGCCAACACCGCGGCCTGGGGCGAGGCCAATCGCGCCTTCCACCTGGCGCTCTACGCGCCGGCCGGCCGCCCCCGGACGATCGAGGTCATCCATCGCCTGCACGCGCAGTGTGATCGCTACCTCCGGTTGCAGTTGGTGCTCACCCGTGGCACCGCGCGCGCCGTGCGCGAACACCGTGCGATCCTCGCCGCCGCTCGCGCGCGCGACACGGTGCGCACCGTTCGCCTCGTGCGCGATCACATTCTCGGCGCCGGCGCCGCGCTCACCGATGCGCTCGCCCGTCACCGCCATGCGGAGTCCTCCTGA
- a CDS encoding thioredoxin family protein — protein MPQTPASVPILRLISSRLAPLLALTALVVGPMAAQEHPISWAVVRPPARITQGAVVRLALRATIPQGWHLYSITQGPGGPVPTTITTAAGAAVAITGTIRSPEPDIAEDKNFGILTETYTDSATFTVPVTALAPGRAKLALQVAYQTCTDRYCLPPTSDIVEASFDVMAAAPGAEMATPVATAVTPPTTPPAATPPATVSAAPTPPSQGVLLPGGSNTGQSLPLFLWLAAVMGALSLLTPCVFPMIPITVSYFTRTSETSGHSAARNAFTYALGIVATFTILGMAIAILVGAGGINRFAANPWVNLLVTGLFLAFALNLFGVWQVTLPSALLTKLNAASDGKRGGETAGILAMGLTFTLTSFTCTAPLVGTLLVMAAQGNWRWPLLGLLVFSAVFALPFFLLALMPRAVAKLPRSGAWLQRVKVMMGFLEVATAMKFLANADMVWQWGIFTRDVVLIVWVVTAVVAAAWLFGLFTRPRPRIAIVQQLVAVSCIAVAVWLGRGVGGTRLGELESFLPPPEGAVTSGTATVDGELPWMVNDLPAALAQAKREQKRVLVDFTGYTCTNCRWMEANMFPRPEITRELERFVRVRLYTDGQGDLYRKQQQLELDLFGTVALPYYAIMDTLGTPQAQFLGMTRSSEEYLTFLRGVAPVAVR, from the coding sequence GTGCCCCAGACCCCAGCCTCTGTGCCGATCCTGCGCCTGATTTCCTCGCGCCTCGCTCCGCTCCTCGCGCTCACCGCCCTGGTCGTCGGGCCGATGGCGGCCCAGGAACATCCGATCAGCTGGGCGGTGGTGCGCCCGCCGGCGCGCATCACGCAGGGCGCCGTGGTCAGGCTCGCGTTGCGGGCGACCATCCCGCAGGGGTGGCACCTCTATTCGATCACGCAGGGCCCCGGCGGACCCGTCCCGACCACGATCACGACGGCGGCAGGGGCGGCGGTCGCAATCACCGGCACGATCCGCTCCCCCGAGCCCGACATCGCCGAGGACAAGAACTTCGGCATCCTGACCGAGACCTACACCGACTCGGCGACCTTCACGGTACCGGTCACGGCGCTCGCGCCTGGCCGCGCCAAGCTCGCGCTGCAGGTCGCCTATCAGACCTGCACCGATCGCTACTGCCTGCCGCCGACCTCCGACATCGTCGAGGCATCGTTCGACGTGATGGCGGCGGCGCCGGGCGCCGAGATGGCCACGCCCGTTGCCACGGCCGTGACCCCACCCACTACACCGCCGGCGGCCACCCCTCCCGCGACCGTCAGCGCTGCGCCGACACCACCAAGCCAGGGCGTCCTCTTGCCGGGTGGCAGCAACACGGGCCAATCGCTGCCGCTCTTCCTCTGGCTCGCCGCCGTGATGGGCGCGCTCTCGCTGCTCACGCCCTGCGTCTTCCCGATGATCCCGATCACGGTGTCGTACTTCACGCGCACCAGCGAGACCTCGGGGCACTCGGCCGCCCGCAATGCGTTCACGTATGCGCTCGGCATCGTCGCGACGTTCACGATCCTCGGCATGGCGATCGCCATCCTGGTCGGGGCCGGCGGGATCAACCGCTTCGCCGCCAATCCGTGGGTCAACCTCCTCGTCACCGGCCTCTTCCTCGCGTTCGCGCTCAATCTCTTCGGCGTCTGGCAGGTGACGCTGCCGAGCGCGTTGCTGACGAAGCTCAACGCCGCGTCGGACGGCAAGCGCGGCGGTGAGACCGCCGGCATCCTGGCGATGGGGCTCACCTTCACGCTGACCTCGTTCACCTGCACCGCGCCGCTCGTGGGCACGCTCCTCGTGATGGCCGCGCAGGGCAACTGGCGCTGGCCGCTGCTTGGCTTGCTGGTCTTCTCCGCGGTCTTCGCGCTGCCGTTCTTCCTGCTGGCCCTGATGCCACGCGCGGTGGCGAAGCTCCCGCGCTCGGGGGCCTGGCTGCAGCGCGTCAAGGTGATGATGGGGTTCCTCGAGGTCGCGACGGCGATGAAGTTCCTCGCCAACGCCGACATGGTGTGGCAGTGGGGCATCTTCACCCGCGACGTCGTGCTGATCGTCTGGGTCGTGACCGCCGTCGTCGCCGCCGCGTGGCTCTTTGGTCTCTTCACGAGGCCGCGGCCGCGCATCGCCATCGTGCAGCAACTGGTCGCAGTGAGTTGCATCGCGGTCGCCGTGTGGCTCGGCCGGGGCGTCGGCGGCACACGGCTCGGCGAACTGGAGTCCTTCCTGCCACCGCCCGAAGGCGCCGTCACCAGTGGCACCGCCACGGTCGACGGGGAGCTGCCCTGGATGGTGAATGACCTCCCCGCCGCGCTGGCCCAGGCCAAGCGTGAGCAGAAGCGCGTGCTGGTCGACTTCACTGGCTACACCTGCACCAACTGCCGCTGGATGGAAGCCAACATGTTCCCGCGGCCGGAGATCACGCGCGAGCTTGAGCGATTCGTCCGCGTGCGCCTCTATACCGACGGTCAGGGCGATCTCTACCGCAAGCAGCAGCAACTCGAGCTCGACCTCTTCGGCACGGTCGCACTGCCCTACTATGCCATCATGGATACGCTCGGGACGCCGCAGGCACAGTTCCTCGGGATGACCCGCAGCAGCGAGGAGTACCTCACCTTCCTGCGCGGCGTCGCACCAGTCGCCGTTCGCTGA
- a CDS encoding thioredoxin family protein yields MRLLALVTFMPVALGAQAVSAPEQLVQVPLTYHAPVDGQPKPNFSPKGMQVALTAVPRTVKLPVGAVRPAKRGMLQLGATKASWVPVLATASKAFPTDLVQLWIDRNRNGNFSDDGPALTGTPAQNAKTRAWWTSFNKVELPVRYSAAVTEPYFVNFWVVRNDSAETPEVIRFSTGSWRGGTVTVNGVPALVAAMDSDNNAIFDAKDTWSVLAASLPKAEQAVLSIAEARSTNRLMFLPTSGKELVLEFRRFSPDGRTVDFAVIDKPVTSAQDRAPDDQLREERPRPRTTVAFAWAHGSAGLDAALAQAKTSGKKLFLDFEATWCGPCHTMDEWIWTDAEVAAKLNAEYLGVKIDVDLEKPLVKRFGTSGYPTMIILNADGSELKRVVEYQSSSMMMKFLTTP; encoded by the coding sequence ATGCGCCTCCTCGCCCTCGTCACGTTCATGCCCGTTGCGCTCGGCGCGCAGGCTGTGTCGGCACCTGAGCAGCTGGTCCAGGTCCCGCTCACCTACCACGCGCCTGTCGACGGCCAGCCGAAGCCCAACTTCTCGCCGAAGGGGATGCAGGTCGCGCTCACCGCGGTGCCCCGGACCGTCAAGCTTCCGGTTGGCGCGGTCCGCCCCGCCAAGCGCGGGATGCTCCAGCTCGGCGCGACCAAGGCAAGCTGGGTCCCAGTGCTGGCCACGGCGAGCAAGGCGTTCCCCACGGACCTGGTGCAGTTGTGGATCGACCGCAATCGGAATGGCAATTTCAGCGATGACGGCCCTGCCCTGACCGGGACGCCAGCACAGAACGCCAAGACGCGCGCGTGGTGGACCTCGTTCAACAAGGTCGAGCTTCCGGTGCGCTATTCCGCCGCCGTGACCGAGCCGTACTTCGTGAATTTCTGGGTGGTGCGGAACGATTCCGCCGAAACGCCCGAGGTGATCCGCTTCTCCACCGGCTCGTGGCGTGGCGGCACGGTCACGGTGAATGGCGTCCCCGCGTTGGTCGCCGCGATGGACAGCGACAACAACGCCATCTTCGACGCCAAGGACACCTGGAGCGTGTTGGCGGCATCGCTCCCCAAGGCGGAGCAGGCGGTGCTGAGCATCGCCGAGGCACGGAGTACGAACCGACTGATGTTCCTGCCGACGAGTGGCAAGGAACTGGTGCTCGAGTTCCGCCGCTTCTCGCCCGACGGCCGCACTGTCGATTTCGCCGTGATCGACAAGCCGGTCACAAGCGCGCAGGACCGCGCGCCGGACGACCAGCTGCGTGAGGAGCGGCCACGCCCGCGCACCACGGTGGCATTTGCCTGGGCCCATGGGTCGGCCGGCCTCGACGCGGCACTCGCGCAGGCCAAGACGTCGGGAAAGAAGCTCTTCCTCGACTTCGAAGCGACCTGGTGCGGCCCCTGCCATACCATGGATGAGTGGATCTGGACCGACGCCGAGGTCGCCGCCAAGCTGAACGCCGAATACCTCGGCGTGAAGATCGACGTCGACCTGGAGAAGCCGCTGGTCAAGCGATTCGGCACCAGCGGCTACCCGACGATGATCATCCTCAATGCCGACGGCAGCGAACTCAAGCGGGTGGTGGAGTATCAGTCGTCGTCGATGATGATGAAGTTCCTCACGACGCCGTAG